Proteins encoded together in one Capricornis sumatraensis isolate serow.1 chromosome 3, serow.2, whole genome shotgun sequence window:
- the LOC138075558 gene encoding SCAN domain-containing protein 1-like: METEGYPEMQRDGEVQNDEIRSPSNERMAEEPEGILIAPPQVQVPPESLDEDSEDDLETVPRRSPLNPAASRQRFREFRYEDAAGPRDVLRHLQELAGQWLRPDIHTKEQIVEMLVQEQFQAVLPEELRAWALRCQPGVRITG, from the coding sequence ATGGAGACTGAAGGGTATCCAGAGATGCAAAGAGATGGAGAAGTCCAGAATGATGAAATAAGGTCACCATCAAATGAGAGGATGGCTGAGGAGCCAGAAGGCATCCTGATAGCGCCGCCCCAGGTCCAGGTTCCACCAGAGAGCCTGGATGAAGACTCTGAAGATGACCTGGAGACCGTGCCCCGAAGGAGTCCTCTCAACCCTGCAGCCTCCAGGCAGAGGTTCCGGGAGTTCCGCTATGAAGATGCAGCTGGGCCCAGGGATGTCCTGAGACATCTCCAAGAGCTTGCTGGACAGTGGCTGCGACCTGATATTCACACGAAGGAGCAGATTGTGGAAATGCTGGTGCAGGAGCAATTCCAGGCCGTCCTCCCTGAGGAGCTCAGAGCTTGGGCACTGAGGTGTCAGCCTGGGGTCAGAATCACTGGCTAA